The following proteins are encoded in a genomic region of Glycine max cultivar Williams 82 chromosome 18, Glycine_max_v4.0, whole genome shotgun sequence:
- the LOC100305394 gene encoding receptor-like kinase precursor, with translation MDTTDTRIALGSILILLLMCLSNLSIAEVIYSPDELLSINCGSSSNFSSRDGRNWTVDINFLIAESRVNSVAAPALTPTTQEGPYTYARLSRSQFTYSFPVTAGPKFLRLFFHSTSYHNFDRPNAYFSVKAGSYTLLRDFNASLNADADDGPGQTDILFREYCINLEDGQKQLNITFIPSKTAQHPYSYAFINGIEIVSMPPYLYYTNPDVDISGEPQIVGGGTSTIENNSALETMYRLNAGGRTIPSSEDTGMLRTWDADDKYLTIKPTSLSVDYGKSTKLSFTAMVPNYTAPDEVYRTVRGMGTNFSVNMGFNLTWKLPVDSRFTYLFRLHFCQLDPQVTDAGDLEFYIYIEDQLVNDRADVLFWTDNQKGVPVVRDYIVTITGNQKKSNLSLKLHPHPQSMFKDANINAIELFKMDDSTGNLAGPNPDPPLQAPDHNGSLENSKKKSSGTTRTLAAVAGAVSGVILLSFIVASFLVKRKKNASVHKGSKQNYGTSRGGGSSSLPTNLCRHFSIAEIRAATNNFDELFVVGVGGFGNVYKGYIDDGSTPVAIKRLKPGSQQGVQEFMNEIEMLSQLRHLHLVSLIGYCYESDEMILVYDFMDRGTLSDHLYDSDNSSLSWKQRLQICLGAARGLHYLHTGAKHMIIHRDVKSTNILLDEKWVAKVSDFGLSRIGPTGSSMTHVSTLVKGSIGYLDPEYYKRQRLTEKSDVYSFGVVLLEVLCGRQPLIRTAEKQKMSLVDWAKHHYEKGFLGEIVDPSLKGQIAAECLRKFGEVALSCLLEDGTQRPSMNDIVGMLEFVLQLQDSAVNGVVPLLVSGGDCEDSEDMFSSTHSSIQLSDYSNSTGLNTSSYGSKESDRLIRENVFSEIKDPKGR, from the coding sequence ATGGACACCACTGACACACGAATTGCTTTAGGATCCATCCTCATCCTCCTTTTGATGTGTCTCTCTAACCTTTCAATAGCAGAGGTTATTTATTCTCCAGATGAGCTCTTGAGCATCAACTGTGGCTCTTCCTCCAACTTTTCCAGTCGCGATGGTCGCAACTGGACTGTAGACATCAATTTCCTCATAGCTGAAAGCCGTGTCAACTCGGTTGCTGCCCCTGCACTTACTCCAACTACCCAAGAGGGTCCTTACACCTATGCTCGTCTATCTCGCTCCCAATTCACTTACTCGTTCCCCGTCACTGCAGGCCCAAAGTTTCTTCGCCTCTTCTTCCACTCAACTTCATACCATAACTTTGATCGCCCCAATGCCTATTTCTCAGTCAAAGCTGGCTCATACACCCTCCTTCGAGATTTCAATGCTTCCCTCAATGCTGATGCTGATGACGGCCCTGGCCAGACCGACATCTTGTTCAGAGAGTATTGCATCAACCTTGAAGATGGTCAGAAGCAGCTCAACATAACCTTCATTCCAAGCAAAACAGCTCAACATCCATATTCGTACGCTTTCATCAATGGAATCGAGATTGTTTCAATGCCCCCTTATCTCTACTACACCAATCCTGACGTTGACATCTCTGGAGAGCCGCAAATTGTTGGAGGAGGAACATCTACTATTGAAAATAACTCAGCTCTCGAGACAATGTACCGGTTGAATGCTGGAGGACGAACAATCCCTTCATCAGAGGACACAGGTATGCTCAGGACCTGGGATGCCGACGACAAATACCTAACTATTAAACCTACATCATTATCTGTTGATTATGGGAAGAGTACTAAGCTCAGCTTTACTGCTATGGTTCCTAACTACACGGCACCAGACGAAGTGTACCGAACCGTAAGGGGTATGGGAACGAATTTTTCCGTCAACATGGGGTTCAACCTCACATGGAAGCTTCCCGTTGATTCTCGCTTCACCTACTTGTTTAGGTTACACTTTTGCCAGCTTGATCCACAAGTTACGGATGCTGGCGACCTAGAATTCTACATCTACATAGAGGATCAGTTGGTTAACGATAGGGCAGACGTTCTCTTTTGGACCGATAACCAGAAGGGTGTCCCAGTGGTTAGAGACTACATAGTTACCATCACAGGGAATCAGAAGAAATCAAATCTTTCACTGAAACTGCATCCTCACCCTCAAAGCATGTTCAAGGACGCAAACATAAACGCAATTGAGCTCTTCAAAATGGACGACTCAACAGGTAATCTCGCTGGACCCAACCCAGACCCTCCTCTACAAGCCCCTGACCACAATGGTTCCCTTGAAAactcaaaaaagaaaagcagCGGCACCACAAGAACCCTTGCCGCCGTCGCAGGTGCAGTTTCCGGTGTCATTTTGCTCTCCTTTATTGTCGCTTCCTTCCTCGTCAAGCGCAAGAAGAACGCTTCCGTCCACAAGGGTTCCAAGCAAAACTACGGAACCTCTCGCGGCGGTGGTTCATCATCGCTGCCAACCAACCTCTGCCGCCACTTCTCAATCGCGGAAATCAGAGCCGCCACCAATAACTTCGACGAACTCTTCGTGGTGGGCGTGGGAGGCTTTGGCAACGTGTACAAAGGCTACATCGATGACGGTTCAACACCTGTTGCAATCAAAAGACTCAAACCGGGTTCTCAGCAAGGTGTACAGGAGTTCATGAACGAGATCGAAATGTTGTCTCAGCTTCGTCATCTTCATCTTGTTTCCCTCATCGGTTACTGCTACGAGAGTGACGAGATGATACTGGTTTACGATTTCATGGATCGCGGAACCCTTAGTGATCATCTCTATGACTCTGATAACTCGTCCTTGTCGTGGAAGCAAAGGCTGCAGATCTGCTTAGGTGCTGCACGTGGACTGCATTATCTGCATACAGGTGCGAAGCACATGATCATTCACCGTGACGTGAAGAGCACCAACATCTTATTGGATGAAAAATGGGTGGCCAAGGTTTCAGACTTCGGGTTATCCAGAATTGGGCCCACTGGTTCTTCAATGACCCATGTGAGCACTCTGGTGAAAGGTAGCATTGGATATTTAGACCCGGAGTATTACAAACGACAGCGTTTAACGGAGAAGTCTGACGTATACTCCTTTGGGGTGGTGCTCTTGGAGGTATTGTGTGGGAGGCAACCCTTGATCCGTACGGCGGAGAAGCAAAAGATGTCACTGGTGGATTGGGCAAAGCATCACTACGAGAAGGGCTTTCTTGGTGAGATTGTGGATCCCTCACTGAAGGGCCAGATAGCAGCTGAGTGTTTGCGCAAATTTGGTGAGGTTGCGTTGAGCTGTTTGCTTGAGGATGGGACTCAGAGACCCTCCATGAACGACATTGTTGGGATGTTGGAGTTTGTTCTGCAGCTTCAGGATAGTGCTGTTAATGGAGTGGTGCCTTTGTTGGTGAGTGGTGGGGATTGTGAAGATAGTGAGGACATGTTTAGCAGTACCCATAGTAGTATACAACTTTCGGATTATAGTAACAGCACTGGATTGAACACCTCAAGCTATGGGAGTAAGGAATCTGACAGGTTGATCCGGGAGAATGTTTTCTCTGAGATTAAGGATCCAAAGGGACGATAA
- the LOC106797139 gene encoding receptor-like protein kinase FERONIA, with the protein MDTTGTHIASGAILFLLLLCLSYLSIADVIYSPVELFSINCGSNSSLSTRDGRNWTADIKFLSENKDSVAAPALTPSTLEGPYTDARFSHSQFTYSFSVSTGPKFLRLFFYSTSYQNFHRSKAYFSVKAGQYTLFQDFNASLNADADDDPAQTDILFREYCINLKDGDRLNITFIPSKTSQHPDSYAFINGIEIVSMPPFLYYTNPDDVDISGLPLLVGLNTNPFPIENNFTLETKYRLRVGGAEIPASQDTGMLRSWDVDNKYVTSQSVLSLYIATGIKLRFTNKIPNYTAPDTVYRSVRNMGSNGTFNMGFNLTWQLPVDSGFTYLLRLHFCQLDPNISRPGDQSFFIYVQDQLVEDWADILGWSHKQKGVPVVKQYVVFIPGNQQETLNLSLKMHPNPNSLAKDAQINAIELFKISNFNSSLAGPNPDPNRLPVTPIVPLQRPNNKSSGTTRNLATAVAGAVSAAVLLSFIVAFFLIQCKKKMGSKKKDETPLGGGLSSLPTSLCRHFTIVEIRGATNYFDEHFIVGMGGFGNVYKGYIDDGSTRVAIKRLRPDSRQGAQEFMNEIEMLSQLRHLHLVSLVGYCYESNEMILVYDFMDRGTLCEHLYDTDNPSLSWKQRLQICIGAARGLHYLHTGAKHMIIHRDVKSTNILLDEKWVAKVSDFGLSRIGPISSSMTHVSTQVKGSVGYIDPEYYKRQRLTEKSDVYSFGVVLLEVLSGRQPLLRWEEKQRISLVNWAKHCYEKGTLSDIVDAKLKGQIAPQCLQRYGEVALSCLLEDGTQRPSMNDVVRMLEFVLHLQEGAVNEVTESEDTKDVFSSSHSSLHFSDYSKSTALSMATNVGDCSYGSKDSEERG; encoded by the coding sequence ATGGACACAACTGGCACCCATATTGCTTCAGGGGCAATCCTCTTCCTTCTGTTGCTGTGCCTCTCTTATCTTTCCATAGCAGATGTTATTTATAGTCCCGTTGAACTCTTCAGCATCAACTGTGGCTCTAACAGTAGCTTGTCCACGCGCGATGGTCGCAATTGGACTGCAGACATCAAATTCCTCTCAGAAAACAAGGACTCAGTTGCTGCTCCTGCACTCACACCATCTACCCTAGAGGGTCCTTACACCGATGCTCGTTTCTCTCACTCCCAATTCACTTACTCTTTCTCTGTCTCCACAGGCCCAAAGTTTCTTCGCCTCTTCTTCTACTCAACTTCCTACCAAAACTTCCATCGCTCCAAAGCCTATTTCTCAGTCAAAGCAGGCCAATACACCCtctttcaagacttcaatgctTCCCTCAATGCTGATGCTGATGATGACCCTGCCCAGACCGACATTTTGTTCAGAGAGTATTGCATCAACCTCAAAGATGGCGATCGGCTCAACATAACCTTCATTCCAAGCAAAACATCTCAGCATCCAGATTCGTACGCTTTCATCAATGGAATAGAGATTGTTTCAATGCCCCCTTTTCTCTACTACACCAATCCTGACGACGTCGACATCAGTGGATTGCCTCTACTCGTTGGCCTCAATACGAACCCGTTCCCCATTGAAAACAACTTCACTCTGGAGACAAAGTATCGGTTAAGAGTTGGAGGCGCAGAAATCCCTGCCTCACAGGACACGGGTATGCTCAGGAGCTGGGATGTGGATAACAAATATGTAACGAGTCAAAGTGTACTATCTCTATATATTGCCACTGGAATTAAGCTGAGATTCACAAACAAGATTCCTAACTACACTGCACCAGACACAGTGTACCGATCCGTAAGGAATATGGGAAGTAATGGTACCTTCAACATGGGTTTCAACCTCACATGGCAACTTCCCGTTGATTCAGGCTTCACCTACTTGCTAAGGTTACACTTTTGCCAGCTTGACCCGAATATTAGCCGTCCTGGTGACCAGAGCTTCTTCATCTACGTTCAGGATCAGTTGGTTGAAGACTGGGCAGACATTCTCGGTTGGAGCCATAAACAGAAGGGTGTCCCAGTGGTTAAACAGTATGTAGTTTTCATCCCAGGGAATCAGCAGGAAACGCTTAATCTTTCACTGAAAATGCATCCTAACCCTAATAGCTTGGCCAAGGACGCTCAAATAAACGCAATTGAACTCTTCAAAATCAGCAACTTTAACAGTAGTCTTGCTGGGCCAAATCCAGACCCAAACCGTCTTCCAGTAACCCCCATTGTTCCCCTTCAAAGACCAAACAATAAAAGCAGCGGCACCACAAGAAACCTTGCCACCGCCGTGGCAGGTGCAGTTTCTGCTGCCGTTTTGCTCTCCTTTATTGTCGCTTTCTTCCTCATCCAATGCAAAAAGAAGATGGGTTCCAAGAAAAAAGACGAAACTCCTCTGGGCGGTGGCTTATCATCACTACCAACCAGCCTCTGCCGCCACTTCACGATCGTGGAAATCAGAGGCGCCACCAACTACTTCGACGAACACTTCATAGTTGGCATGGGAGGCTTCGGCAACGTGTACAAAGGCTACATCGACGACGGTTCAACCCGAGTCGCAATCAAAAGGCTCAGACCGGATTCTCGGCAAGGTGCGCAGGAGTTCATGAACGAGATCGAAATGTTGTCCCAACTTCGCCACCTCCATCTTGTCTCCCTCGTTGGTTACTGTTACGAGAGCAACGAAATGATACTGGTGTATGATTTCATGGATCGCGGAACCCTCTGTGAGCATCTATACGACACTgataacccttccctttcaTGGAAACAAAGGCTCCAGATATGCATAGGTGCTGCACGAGGACTGCACTATCTGCATACAGGTGCAAAGCACATGATCATTCACCGTGACGTGAAGAGCACCAACATCTTATTGGATGAGAAATGGGTTGCCAAGGTTTCAGACTTCGGGTTATCCCGAATTGGGCCCATTAGTTCTTCAATGACCCATGTGAGCACTCAGGTGAAAGGTAGCGTTGGATATATAGATCCGGAGTATTACAAACGACAGCGTTTGACTGAGAAGTCTGATGTGTATTCCTTTGGGGTGGTGCTCTTGGAGGTATTGTCTGGGAGGCAACCTTTGCTCCGTTGGGAGGAGAAGCAACGTATTTCACTTGTTAATTGGGCAAAGCATTGCTATGAGAAGGGAACTTTAAGTGATATTGTGGATGCAAAACTGAAGGGCCAGATAGCGCCTCAGTGTTTGCAAAGATATGGTGAGGTTGCGCTGAGTTGTTTGCTTGAGGATGGAACTCAGAGGCCTTCCATGAACGACGTCGTTCGGATGCTGGAGTTTGTTCTGCATCTTCAGGAGGGTGCTGTTAATGAAGTGACGGAGAGTGAAGATACCAAGGACGTGTTTAGCAGTAGCCATAGTAGTCTACATTTTTCGGATTATAGTAAGAGCACTGCATTGAGTATGGCTACAAACGTTGGAGATTGTAGCTATGGAAGTAAGGACTCTGAGGAGAGAGGTTGA